From the Astatotilapia calliptera chromosome 6, fAstCal1.2, whole genome shotgun sequence genome, one window contains:
- the tyrp1b gene encoding tyrosinase-related protein 1b — MYSQSLWSVGLVGILCATLTLAQFPRECVTPEGLQSGQCCPSPAGVAGDECGSSTGRGQCVTIEADSRRHGPQYPYAGRDDRERWPLRFFNRTCRCNGNFTGYNCGRCRHGLTGPNCDQRISVVRRNIMQMSTAEKQAFVNALDQAKRTVHPDLVICTRRYQELFGPDGNTPQFENITIYNYFVWSHYYSVSKTYLGPGQTSFGGVDFSHEGPGFVTWHRFHLLQLERDMQDMLGNPTFALPYWNFAIGGSECDICTDDLLGARSTFDMSSISPNSVFSQWRVICESVDDYDTLGTICNSTESSPIRRNPAGNVARPMVQRLPEPKDVLDCLEINTFDTPPYYSTSSESFRNTIEGYSAPQGMYDPVIRSLHNLAHLFLNGTGGQTHLSPNDPIFVLLHTFTDAVFDEWLRRHQPGDTVYPDENAPIGHNRRFNMVPFWPPVTNAEMFVPAPENLGYSYEVQWPARTFTLSEIISVAVIAAVLVVVVVGIVIACAMRSHSYSSAEALEPLLAETYRRYSEEDRRLDKSQSVV, encoded by the exons ATGTACAGTCAGAG CTTGTGGAGTGTGGGTTTGGTGGGGATCTTGTGTGCCACGCTCACCTTGGCCCAGTTCCCGAGGGAGTGTGTCACTCCTGAGGGGCTGCAGAGCGGCCAGTGCTGCCCATCCCCTGCAGGGGTAGCAGGAGACGAGTGTGGCTCCAGCACAGGAAGAGGCCAGTGTGTGACCATTGAGGCTGACAGTCGGCGCCATGGACCTCAGTACCCTTATGCCGGACGCGATGACAGAGAGAGGTGGCCGCTGAGATTCTTCAATCGCACTTGCCGGTGTAATGGGAATTTCACCGGCTACAACTGTGGGCGATGCAGACACGGGCTAACTGGACCAAACTGTGATCAGAGGATCTCTGTGG TAAGGAGAAACATCATGCAGATGAGCACAGCTGAGAAGCAGGCGTTTGTAAATGCTCTGGATCAAGCTAAGAGGACTGTCCACCCTGACCTCGTCATCTGTACAAGACG GTACCAGGAGTTGTTTGGGCCTGATGGCAACAccccacagtttgagaacaTCACCATTTATAATTACTTTGTTTGGAGTCACTACTACTCTGTCAGTAAGACGTACCTGGGGCCAGGCCAGACCAGCTTTGGAGGTGTAGACTTCTCCCACGAGGGCCCAGGTTTTGTCACCTGGCATCGTTTTCATCTGCTGCAACTGGAGAGAGACATGCAG GACATGCTGGGCAACCCCACCTTTGCCCTGCCCTACTGGAACTTCGCCATTGGAGGCAGCGAATGCGACATCTGCACAGATGACCTGCTGGGAGCCAGGAGCACATTTGATATGAGCTCCATCAGCCCCAACTCTGTGTTCTCACAGTGGAGGGTCATCTGCGAGAGTGTGGATGACTACGACACTCTGGGCACCATCTGCAACA GCACAGAGAGCAGTCCCATCAGGAGGAACCCAGCAGGCAACGTGGCGCGGCCCATGGTGCAGAGGCTGCCGGAGCCCAAAGATGTGCTGGACTGTCTGGAGATCAACACCTTTGATACCCCTCCTTACTACTCCACCTCCTCCGAGAGCTTCAGGAACACCATCGAAG GCTACAGCGCCCCCCAGGGGATGTACGACCCAGTGATCCGCAGTCTTCACAATCTGGCCCACCTCTTCCTCAACGGGACGGGTGGACAGACTCACCTGTCGCCCAATGATCCCATCTTTGTCTTGCTTCACACCTTTACCGATGCAGTCTTTGACGAGTGGCTCCGCAGGCATCAACCGG GTGACACTGTTTACCCCGATGAGAACGCTCCCATTGGACACAACCGCAGGTTCAACATGGTTCCTTTCTGGCCGCCTGTCACCAATGCTGAGATGTTTGTGCCTGCTCCAGAAAACCTGGGATACTCATATGAGGTCCAGTGGCCGG CTCGTACCTTCACTCTCTCTGAGATCATCAGCGTAGCCGTTATTGCTGCAGTGCTGGTTGTGGTGGTGGTTGGTATCGTCATAGCCTGCGCCATGCGTTCTCACTCTTACAGCTCTGCCGAGGCCCTGGAGCCGCTGTTGGCAGAAACTTACCGACGCTACTCAGAGGAAGACCGCAGGCTGGACAAATCACAGTCCGTTGTCTAA